The window GCATGGAAGGATAAAAAAAGGTGCGCCAGGAGACGCACCAGTTGTTGCAAAATCAGCAATGTGGGGAGACGGTTACCCCTTGCCTTTTACACTGCTGATAAAGGTGGAACGGGCAGATTTGGATCCCAGACGTTCAGCTTCATCAAGCAGCTTCAGCGCTTTATCGACATCGCCTTTCGCCACAGCATCCTTAATCGCCTGGTTAAAATAGCTTTCCGTGTCGTTTAGCATCGGCTCGCTTTTCTGCGGGGCTGGTGCGGCGACCGGGGCAGCTGCCACCGCAGCCGGAGCCGCATAGGCCGCTGCTGGTGCGGCAGTATTGCCCACCGTCACCGGTCCCGGACCGGATGAGCCAAACAGCGGCCCGACCAGCACGCTGGAGGAGGAGCTGGTTTTGACTTTTAGTTTCAGCAAGCCATCTGTGGTATGACGAGCGATCGGATCCGGGATATCCGGCACGGCGTTACCCACGCCCTTGGCATAGGCTTTTGCCGGGTCAAGCAGAGTCGTGGTCTGCTGGAGATCTTTCTCGGTGGTGAAGACCAGAACATAGAGCTTCTGCTGGCCCAGCGCTGGCGTCAGGCGCATGACCCCTTCCAGGCGATCCGCGCTCATCACGCCGGGCTCCTGATAGGTGAAATAGCTGCTGGGGAAGAAAGCAGATGGCGTCATGTTCTGATCAAGAATCAGGACGTTTGGCGCAAATACGCTGGTTTGTTTGTTCACTTCACTGGAGAGCGTCAGGGTCAGCTCACCAATATTGGCCGGTACGCTATAGGCGGCAACCGGACCGCTAATTCCCGCTACGTCCAGACGCTGACCGGCGGTCGCAAGCTGTGTGGACTGTACCTTAGATTGATCAACAGGCGTCCAGGCTAATTGTTGCAGTGCGGCAGTGGGGATTGCGGGTGCACCGGTGGTGTTCTGCGGCACAAAATTCACATCGGCCAGGCTGATGCCGGGCGCACTGGCAAATAACCCTGCAGATAAACAAAGGGCAACGAGACTTTTCTTCATTTTCATTGTTATCACCTCAGATAGCATGGGTTCAGCGGTGGCCAGGCAATAGCGCGCTAAACCTTAAGTAAGAGGGGCTTACGCCCCTCTTTCGGTCTTTACGTCAGGTTAATGCTGGATTACCACCAGATTTCCATCTGGGCACCGAAGGAGAACTCATCGCTGTCGCCACGGCTGGTGGTGCTGAGACCGGAGTTGGTTGCTGCCGCGAGTTTGGTAACGTCGTTACCATTTTTCACGTAGCCCCACTCTTCATCCCATTTGGCATAGGTTGCGAAAACACGGATTGCCGGACGAGACCAGATGCTGTCGCCCGCCTGCCATTGTTGCGCCAGGGTAATTTTGTACTGGCTGTTGCGATCGCTGGTCTGCTGCGATTTCACGTTGTCATAACCCACTTCCAGCAGGGTACTCATGATCGGCGTCCATTTGTACATCGGACGGATACCCACGGTGTACCATTCGGTACCCAGGTCGTTATCCATGTCGAGGTTCTGGTACATACCGACGTACATCAGGTCCCATTTATCGCCCAGCGAGATAGCACCGTGGTCCAGCACGCGGAACAGGCTACCGTTGTTATTCACCACGTTATTGGCGAATTTGTTACCGTCGTCATCAACACCAGTAGAAGAACCGTAAGAGCCCTGGTTCAGGCCTTTACCCTGCGTGGTCATGGAGTCTGTCGCATACTGAACAACAAACTTGTTATAGCCTTTCAGCATGCTCTGAGTATGTTCAGCGGTGAACATCCAGCCATCTTTTGATGCGCCGTCTGCCAGGCTGTAGTCGTCGGTGGTGTTAGCACGACCGTAGTCCACACCCAGTTCCAGCATACCGTCCGGGTTAATCGCCATTTGCGCTAAACGTACGTCGAACACGTCGTTGGCGGTGTCTTTGGTACGATCATAAATATTCTGGCTGCTGAACGCGTAAGAGCCGCCCGCTTCCTGAGAACGGGTCGCTGCCAGCGCCAGTTTACCGAAGCCCAGATCGATGTTTTCAATACCGGCACCAGGACCTGAAATATCCCAGTAGTAGAAGTCGATCATGTGCACATCATGACGCTGGTAGAAGCGCTTACCGGCCCAGATGGTGGAACCTGGCAGCCATTCAATCAGGTTTTTACCCTGCACGTTTGCTTCACGGAATGCCGGGTCAGTTCCTTCCCAGTCATTCTGCTGTGCGACGTTGTAGGCGACGTTGGTGTCGAAGTAGAAGCTCTTATCGCCCTCTTTCCACACTTCCTGACCCAGTTTAATTTCCGCATAGGTTTCACATTCGTTACCGAGACGGTATTTACTTTGTGCACCGGTTGCCTGGAAACACTGTTGTTCGCCGCCACTACCCGTCCAGCCGATACCGGAACGAGCATAACCATGGAAATCCACGGCCATTGCCTGAACAGACATAATGCCTGCTGCTACAGCAACCGCCAGAGGGAGTTTGCGCAGAGTAATCATCATTCTATCTCCTGAGATCATTGCTTTTCTTTGAACGCTTCACCTTGACGGATTTGCGCTTTTTTTTAATGGGACACCTTAAACGCCCGGCTCTTGATGCAACCGACGACATGCAGTGCCATCTTCACGGAACAGATGGCAACGCTCTGGCGGCAGGCCGATAGCGAATGTGGCACCCTCTTCTACCAACACCACGTCATTCTGGCGGTACACCAGGTTTT of the Citrobacter freundii genome contains:
- the malM gene encoding maltose operon protein MalM yields the protein MKMKKSLVALCLSAGLFASAPGISLADVNFVPQNTTGAPAIPTAALQQLAWTPVDQSKVQSTQLATAGQRLDVAGISGPVAAYSVPANIGELTLTLSSEVNKQTSVFAPNVLILDQNMTPSAFFPSSYFTYQEPGVMSADRLEGVMRLTPALGQQKLYVLVFTTEKDLQQTTTLLDPAKAYAKGVGNAVPDIPDPIARHTTDGLLKLKVKTSSSSSVLVGPLFGSSGPGPVTVGNTAAPAAAYAAPAAVAAAPVAAPAPQKSEPMLNDTESYFNQAIKDAVAKGDVDKALKLLDEAERLGSKSARSTFISSVKGKG
- a CDS encoding maltoporin; its protein translation is MMITLRKLPLAVAVAAGIMSVQAMAVDFHGYARSGIGWTGSGGEQQCFQATGAQSKYRLGNECETYAEIKLGQEVWKEGDKSFYFDTNVAYNVAQQNDWEGTDPAFREANVQGKNLIEWLPGSTIWAGKRFYQRHDVHMIDFYYWDISGPGAGIENIDLGFGKLALAATRSQEAGGSYAFSSQNIYDRTKDTANDVFDVRLAQMAINPDGMLELGVDYGRANTTDDYSLADGASKDGWMFTAEHTQSMLKGYNKFVVQYATDSMTTQGKGLNQGSYGSSTGVDDDGNKFANNVVNNNGSLFRVLDHGAISLGDKWDLMYVGMYQNLDMDNDLGTEWYTVGIRPMYKWTPIMSTLLEVGYDNVKSQQTSDRNSQYKITLAQQWQAGDSIWSRPAIRVFATYAKWDEEWGYVKNGNDVTKLAAATNSGLSTTSRGDSDEFSFGAQMEIWW